Proteins encoded within one genomic window of Nitrospina gracilis 3/211:
- a CDS encoding TIGR00153 family protein, with protein sequence MRSILSMFAKSPFKPLVSHMEMVRSCVDHVHPLFSAQLKGQFDKVGEMSEKIVRLEHEADTIKSDIRNHLPQGIFLAVDRRDFLHLLSAQDDIADAVEDLAVLLRIKNLKTTEPMKEPLMELVDHVVNIAQKSCDLIHELNALLEASFGGMEAEKVEKGCHKLAELEWEADRKQFQFAKTLFAQGEELNSADLLLWNEVSKKLGGVADRSEQIGKVLRIFLAK encoded by the coding sequence ATGCGTTCCATCCTTTCGATGTTCGCGAAGTCTCCGTTCAAACCCCTCGTCAGCCATATGGAAATGGTCCGCTCCTGCGTGGATCATGTCCACCCTCTGTTCAGTGCGCAGTTGAAAGGGCAGTTCGACAAGGTGGGGGAGATGTCGGAAAAGATCGTGCGCCTGGAGCACGAGGCAGACACCATTAAAAGCGATATCCGCAATCACCTGCCGCAGGGGATTTTTCTGGCTGTTGACCGGCGCGACTTCCTGCACCTGTTGTCCGCCCAGGACGACATCGCCGATGCGGTTGAGGATCTGGCTGTTCTGCTTCGTATCAAGAATCTCAAAACGACGGAGCCCATGAAGGAACCGCTCATGGAGTTGGTGGATCACGTCGTAAACATCGCCCAGAAAAGCTGTGACCTGATTCATGAATTGAACGCACTGCTGGAAGCCTCGTTCGGAGGGATGGAGGCGGAAAAGGTGGAAAAGGGCTGTCACAAGCTGGCTGAACTGGAATGGGAAGCCGACCGGAAACAGTTCCAGTTTGCCAAAACCCTGTTCGCGCAGGGTGAAGAGTTGAACTCCGCCGACCTCCTGTTATGGAACGAGGTCAGCAAAAAGCTGGGCGGGGTTGCCGACAGGTCCGAACAGATCGGCAAAGTCCTCCGTATTTTCCTGGCAAAATAA
- a CDS encoding BolA/IbaG family iron-sulfur metabolism protein, with protein MISVPDLIKLVTDTIPDAEVQCMDKTGMRDHYIIHVTSKEFEGKNVMERHRLVQSCLNPAMQDGRLHAAEIKTATP; from the coding sequence ATGATTAGTGTTCCCGACCTGATCAAACTGGTGACCGATACCATTCCCGACGCCGAAGTTCAGTGCATGGACAAAACCGGAATGCGGGACCACTACATCATTCACGTGACCTCGAAGGAGTTTGAGGGCAAAAATGTGATGGAGCGTCACCGTCTGGTGCAGTCGTGCCTGAATCCTGCCATGCAGGACGGACGCCTGCACGCCGCGGAGATCAAAACTGCGACCCCGTGA
- a CDS encoding MBL fold metallo-hydrolase gives MSDNNPFYFRQLLSGVDFARYDSSARSMANFVYLLGDAQTRECVVVDPAWDIDTLLDIVAEDDMTLKGALITHYHPDHVGGHIFGMDILGLPELMERSPVPVYVNKHEADGVRQVTGISDSDMKKVDSEDTLKVGSIDISFLHTPGHTPGSQCFRVKDYLIAGDTLFLQGCGRVDLPGGDSEEMYRTLTQRLTKIQDEVVLYPGHNYGGKDNAPLGEVRETNTYLQIDSLEQWRMLMG, from the coding sequence TTGAGTGACAACAATCCATTTTATTTCCGGCAACTTCTTTCGGGGGTCGATTTCGCACGCTACGACAGCTCGGCACGCAGCATGGCCAATTTCGTTTACCTGCTGGGTGACGCCCAGACCCGCGAATGCGTGGTGGTAGACCCGGCGTGGGACATCGACACCCTCCTCGACATCGTCGCCGAAGACGACATGACCCTCAAGGGCGCGCTCATCACGCACTACCACCCCGACCATGTCGGCGGCCACATTTTCGGCATGGACATCCTGGGCCTGCCGGAGTTGATGGAACGCAGTCCGGTTCCCGTCTACGTCAACAAGCACGAGGCGGACGGCGTACGACAGGTGACGGGCATTTCGGACAGCGACATGAAGAAAGTGGACAGCGAGGACACGCTCAAAGTGGGTTCTATTGATATTTCCTTTCTGCACACGCCGGGTCACACTCCGGGCTCGCAGTGTTTCCGGGTGAAGGATTACCTGATTGCCGGGGACACGCTGTTTTTGCAGGGGTGCGGCCGGGTGGATCTGCCCGGTGGCGACAGTGAGGAGATGTACCGCACGCTCACCCAACGGCTCACTAAAATTCAGGACGAGGTGGTTCTGTACCCCGGTCACAATTACGGCGGCAAGGACAACGCTCCCCTGGGCGAGGTGAGGGAAACCAATACCTATCTTCAAATTGACAGCCTGGAGCAGTGGCGGATGTTGATGGGGTGA
- a CDS encoding peroxiredoxin family protein, translated as MADKLEVGDRAPNFELPAVYGYKAGATSPSAEEGVTIKLKDFEGKQWVILVFYTFDASPEDTRLMVSLNGYNRKFQTKEVEMMGISWNGVQSHRQFIEVYQLNFTLLSDEKKEMTQKYGVVYEEDDMGQMVKKIRRSTFVIDKTGMIRAIWDDIEDLREHPKDVWAFIQKEKS; from the coding sequence ATGGCTGACAAACTGGAGGTGGGAGACAGGGCCCCTAATTTTGAATTGCCCGCGGTTTACGGGTACAAGGCCGGGGCCACGAGCCCTTCCGCCGAGGAAGGCGTCACCATCAAGCTCAAGGACTTCGAAGGCAAGCAGTGGGTCATCCTGGTGTTTTACACCTTCGATGCCAGCCCCGAAGACACACGCCTGATGGTATCGCTCAACGGTTACAACCGCAAGTTCCAGACCAAGGAAGTGGAAATGATGGGCATCAGCTGGAACGGCGTCCAGTCCCACCGCCAATTCATCGAAGTTTACCAGTTGAACTTCACCCTGTTGTCTGATGAGAAAAAGGAAATGACCCAGAAGTACGGGGTGGTTTACGAAGAGGACGACATGGGCCAGATGGTCAAAAAGATCCGCCGCTCCACATTCGTGATCGACAAGACCGGCATGATCCGGGCCATCTGGGACGACATCGAAGACCTGCGCGAGCACCCGAAGGACGTGTGGGCCTTCATCCAGAAAGAAAAATCCTAA
- a CDS encoding glutaredoxin family protein produces MSDNLEEEIKEEIAENKILIYGKGTRHAPRCGFTVETIQFFDKYGYPFEVIDVLDNMPKRETLNKLTNWPTLPKVFIDGKFYGDTDILDEMEAKGEVEPLLKEAFGEK; encoded by the coding sequence ATGTCGGACAATCTCGAAGAAGAAATCAAAGAAGAAATCGCAGAAAACAAAATCCTCATTTACGGCAAGGGCACCCGCCATGCGCCGCGTTGTGGATTCACCGTCGAGACGATCCAGTTTTTCGACAAGTACGGGTACCCGTTCGAGGTGATCGATGTACTCGACAACATGCCGAAAAGGGAAACTCTGAACAAATTGACCAACTGGCCGACTTTGCCAAAAGTGTTCATCGACGGCAAGTTTTATGGAGATACGGACATCCTCGATGAAATGGAAGCCAAGGGGGAAGTGGAGCCTCTGTTGAAAGAAGCGTTCGGCGAGAAGTAA
- a CDS encoding lysophospholipid acyltransferase family protein, with the protein MSHAYHTIRFWVVIVLLSLMLGVACIVMGWVDRSGNLSHRVSSLWGRLLCRWNGIDVEVEGLEHLKSDQSQILIANHQGFFDIFSLSGYLPLQLRWVAKASLFKIPFVGWSMQASGYVPVERESRKKAHQAFLASIEKLKEGNSIVIFPEGTRSPDGVIGPFKKGGHLMAVRAKVPMVPVTLIGSGRIIRKGSGIIRPGPIRIIIGKPVEYEEIAAKKEESVLEAIRDTICENYRLHAPETAFQTQAAENPPHPSA; encoded by the coding sequence ATGAGCCATGCCTATCATACCATCCGATTCTGGGTCGTCATTGTCCTGCTTTCCCTGATGCTGGGTGTGGCCTGCATTGTGATGGGCTGGGTGGACCGCTCCGGGAACCTGTCGCATCGAGTTTCTTCTTTGTGGGGCCGCCTCCTGTGCCGATGGAACGGGATCGACGTCGAGGTGGAAGGGCTGGAACACCTGAAGTCCGATCAGTCGCAAATTTTAATTGCCAATCACCAGGGATTCTTCGACATCTTCAGCCTGTCCGGCTACCTGCCCCTGCAACTGCGCTGGGTGGCGAAGGCGAGCCTGTTCAAAATTCCTTTCGTGGGATGGTCGATGCAAGCCTCGGGCTATGTCCCGGTCGAGCGCGAAAGCCGAAAAAAAGCACACCAGGCTTTTCTGGCCTCAATCGAAAAACTGAAAGAGGGAAATTCGATTGTCATTTTTCCGGAGGGCACGCGGTCTCCCGACGGGGTGATCGGTCCCTTCAAAAAGGGAGGACACCTGATGGCGGTGCGGGCCAAAGTCCCCATGGTACCCGTGACCCTCATCGGCAGCGGCCGCATCATCCGTAAAGGCAGCGGTATCATCCGCCCAGGTCCGATCCGCATCATCATCGGCAAACCGGTGGAGTATGAGGAAATTGCCGCTAAAAAGGAGGAATCGGTGCTGGAGGCGATCCGCGACACCATCTGCGAAAACTACCGCCTCCATGCCCCGGAAACCGCTTTCCAGACGCAAGCGGCGGAAAATCCGCCGCATCCATCTGCTTAG
- a CDS encoding inorganic phosphate transporter, translating to MDLGTFLLAFAILACVYMACNIGANDVANAMGTSVGARSLTFRQAVLVAAVAEFAGALLVGGHVSDTVRKGMVDPSLFVDQPMDLVLGMIAALVAAAIWLHVASYLGWPVSTTHSIIGAVVGFGLVARGMEAVKWAKVSSVVLSWIVSPVMGGIVAFLIFRFITVKIFDKHNAVASAKRVVPFLVFLVFVILANSMVYKGLKNLHLNLGFTRALTISLIVGAIAFVIAKSLVQKVAVPPADDINRQFQTTEYIFKFLQIITAFYVAFAHGANDVANAVGPLAAVVSILNDGAIHMKVEMPIWILAMGGTGIVFGLLIWGARVMETVGKRITEITPSRGFSAEFGAATVVLVCSKMGLPISTTHTLVGSVIGVGLARGLASLNLNIIKQIVVSWFATVPFTAVLAMMLYEILTMFLG from the coding sequence TTGGATTTAGGCACGTTCTTACTCGCCTTCGCCATCCTGGCCTGCGTATACATGGCCTGCAACATCGGCGCAAACGATGTGGCCAATGCCATGGGCACCAGCGTGGGCGCGCGTTCGCTCACGTTCCGGCAGGCGGTGCTGGTCGCTGCCGTCGCGGAATTCGCCGGGGCGCTGCTGGTGGGTGGCCACGTCTCCGACACCGTGCGCAAGGGGATGGTGGACCCCTCCCTGTTTGTCGATCAGCCCATGGACCTGGTGCTGGGCATGATCGCGGCCCTGGTGGCGGCGGCCATCTGGCTCCATGTCGCAAGCTACCTGGGATGGCCGGTATCCACCACGCACTCGATCATCGGCGCGGTGGTCGGGTTTGGCCTCGTGGCGCGGGGCATGGAGGCGGTCAAGTGGGCCAAGGTTAGCTCCGTGGTGCTTAGCTGGATCGTCTCGCCCGTAATGGGCGGTATTGTGGCCTTCCTGATATTCCGGTTTATTACCGTCAAAATTTTCGACAAGCACAATGCCGTGGCTTCCGCCAAGCGCGTTGTCCCTTTTCTCGTATTCCTGGTTTTTGTGATCCTCGCCAACTCCATGGTGTACAAAGGGCTCAAAAACCTCCATCTCAACCTGGGATTCACCCGGGCCCTCACGATTTCGCTGATCGTTGGCGCGATTGCTTTCGTGATCGCGAAATCGCTGGTGCAGAAAGTGGCGGTGCCTCCTGCCGATGACATCAACCGCCAGTTCCAGACCACGGAATACATTTTCAAATTTTTGCAGATCATCACGGCCTTCTACGTGGCCTTCGCCCATGGCGCGAACGACGTGGCCAATGCGGTAGGACCGCTCGCCGCAGTGGTGTCCATTTTGAACGACGGCGCAATCCACATGAAGGTGGAGATGCCCATATGGATTCTGGCGATGGGAGGGACGGGTATCGTTTTTGGGTTGCTGATCTGGGGGGCGCGGGTGATGGAAACGGTGGGCAAACGCATTACGGAAATCACTCCGTCCCGCGGATTTTCCGCCGAGTTCGGCGCCGCCACGGTGGTGCTGGTCTGTTCCAAGATGGGGCTGCCCATTTCCACCACGCACACCCTGGTGGGTTCGGTGATCGGCGTCGGGCTGGCGCGGGGCCTGGCCAGTTTGAACCTTAATATTATAAAGCAGATCGTCGTTTCCTGGTTTGCCACCGTTCCCTTCACCGCGGTGCTGGCGATGATGCTCTACGAAATCCTCACGATGTTCCTGGGCTGA
- a CDS encoding HesB/IscA family protein — translation MTKTSEFISITPKAAEEVKKLIEAENNPKIGLRLGVKGGGCSGLSYDLGFTPKEEGDTEIDHGDFNVYMDPKSLIYLKGMQLDYQGGLQGKGFVFVNPNAKSVCGCGESFSLT, via the coding sequence ATGACCAAAACCTCGGAATTCATATCCATTACACCGAAAGCGGCAGAGGAAGTCAAGAAGCTGATCGAGGCCGAGAACAACCCGAAAATCGGGCTGCGTCTCGGCGTCAAGGGCGGTGGTTGTTCCGGCCTGTCTTACGATCTGGGCTTCACCCCGAAAGAAGAGGGGGATACGGAAATCGACCATGGGGACTTCAATGTGTACATGGACCCCAAGAGCCTGATTTACCTGAAAGGCATGCAACTGGACTACCAGGGCGGCCTGCAAGGCAAGGGCTTTGTGTTCGTCAACCCCAACGCCAAGTCGGTGTGCGGTTGCGGCGAGTCGTTCTCACTGACCTGA
- a CDS encoding S1/P1 nuclease translates to MNRFNGTGRLGLFTGILLTVAGLATPGWAWGPEGHRIVAHLAELRLEPDVRNAIQREFNIKHLAPIANWADYIKKKPGAPDVLHYTNIAEGEREYVQSRDCPRRNCVTEKIGEYRGILDDRTRPQDEREEALRFLVHLVADVHQPMHLGNARDRGGNEIDVHIGNRHTNLHALWDSRLIALGGRSLLEYARSLSGDVTAQETAQWTDGDPVNWTNESRELVIKYGYGLSLDPQGRLTRRYIENGRGVVAMQLKKAGVRLAALLNQIFQ, encoded by the coding sequence ATGAATAGGTTTAACGGGACAGGAAGGTTGGGGCTGTTCACCGGGATCCTCCTGACGGTAGCGGGGTTGGCGACGCCTGGTTGGGCGTGGGGGCCGGAGGGCCATCGTATCGTGGCCCATCTGGCGGAACTGCGGCTGGAACCGGATGTCCGCAATGCCATCCAACGCGAATTCAATATAAAGCATCTTGCCCCCATTGCCAACTGGGCCGATTACATCAAGAAAAAACCCGGTGCGCCGGACGTGCTCCACTACACCAATATCGCCGAGGGCGAACGGGAATACGTGCAAAGCCGTGACTGCCCGCGGCGCAATTGCGTTACTGAAAAAATCGGGGAATACCGGGGAATTCTGGATGACCGCACCCGCCCTCAGGACGAGCGGGAGGAAGCACTCCGGTTCCTGGTGCATTTGGTGGCGGATGTCCACCAGCCCATGCATCTTGGAAACGCGCGTGACCGCGGCGGCAACGAAATCGACGTCCACATCGGCAACCGCCACACCAACCTGCACGCGCTGTGGGACAGCAGGCTCATCGCCCTTGGTGGACGATCTCTGTTAGAATATGCCCGTTCGTTGAGTGGTGATGTGACGGCACAAGAAACCGCGCAATGGACCGATGGCGATCCCGTAAACTGGACCAATGAGTCGCGCGAGCTCGTCATCAAATATGGCTACGGCCTGTCATTGGACCCGCAAGGACGCCTGACCCGCCGCTATATTGAAAACGGCCGGGGGGTGGTGGCAATGCAATTAAAGAAAGCAGGGGTGCGTCTCGCTGCCTTGTTGAACCAGATTTTCCAATGA
- the ygfZ gene encoding CAF17-like 4Fe-4S cluster assembly/insertion protein YgfZ: MKTTVSVAEEYKQLRESLAWFVMDDWCLVKASGPDTLNFLQTQTTNDMMKIEVGDGVDNAVTDRKARLLANFSVHRDSEDSALLLVETSQRDRMIDTLETYHIREKVEFSKDIAWNRLLAVQGPKSPVVLDDLTGEVTNLMKHNDIKTVSFEGQRIGLISRSLTGEDGFVLAYPEEIEEKLVAKLQDVGSEFGILAIGPETREVLRIEAGIPAYGKDMDDRQILPETGLEHSAVSYSKGCYTGQEVIARIKTYGSPAFALTGLVLEGDTLPSLNAEIKLNNKKIGTIKSAVFSPHLNKNIALAYLQKDHRSPGQTYEVTLGGEPYTVKTALLPFYQTKGRTERAEALHKQALEIYKKEENLDQPIALLRQAIALDPKYAAGYEALGVMLSKQKKLDEAISLMKRLAEIDPTEIMAHTNLSIYYMEQGRIEEAEQEKAEATALQFEKMVEESQAKKAREKKAEADQAERERQLEMFIKVLGIDPEDQVANFGLGSIYYDTERYEEAVPPLQTVVQHYKDYSAAYLLLGKTLEKLSRKEEAAEVYQQGIAAASKKGDLMPLRDMQNRLNQIRHSSES; encoded by the coding sequence ATGAAAACCACTGTCTCCGTAGCTGAAGAATACAAACAGTTGCGCGAATCCCTCGCCTGGTTTGTGATGGACGACTGGTGTCTGGTAAAGGCGTCCGGCCCGGACACGTTGAACTTCCTCCAGACGCAGACCACCAATGACATGATGAAAATCGAGGTGGGGGATGGCGTGGACAATGCCGTCACCGACCGCAAGGCGAGACTCCTTGCCAATTTCTCGGTGCACCGTGACTCGGAGGACTCCGCCCTCCTGCTGGTGGAAACCTCCCAGCGCGATCGCATGATCGATACCCTCGAAACCTACCACATCCGTGAAAAGGTCGAATTCTCGAAAGACATCGCATGGAACCGCCTGCTCGCCGTTCAGGGGCCCAAAAGCCCGGTGGTCCTGGACGATTTGACGGGCGAGGTGACCAACCTGATGAAGCACAACGACATCAAAACGGTGTCGTTTGAGGGCCAAAGAATCGGCCTCATCAGCCGCAGCCTGACGGGCGAGGATGGCTTCGTGCTGGCGTACCCTGAAGAGATCGAAGAAAAGTTGGTCGCCAAACTGCAGGATGTGGGAAGCGAATTCGGGATTCTGGCCATCGGCCCGGAAACGCGCGAGGTGTTGCGCATCGAGGCGGGCATTCCCGCCTACGGCAAAGACATGGATGACCGCCAGATTCTGCCGGAGACGGGGCTGGAACACAGCGCGGTGAGTTACTCCAAAGGATGCTATACCGGGCAGGAAGTCATCGCGCGCATCAAGACTTACGGTTCCCCGGCGTTCGCGCTGACCGGTCTGGTCCTGGAAGGCGACACCCTGCCGAGCCTGAATGCGGAAATCAAACTCAACAATAAAAAGATCGGCACAATCAAAAGTGCCGTGTTCTCGCCGCACCTCAACAAAAACATCGCGCTCGCCTACCTGCAGAAAGACCACCGGTCTCCGGGGCAGACGTATGAAGTGACTCTGGGCGGCGAACCATACACGGTGAAGACCGCATTGTTGCCGTTTTACCAGACCAAAGGCCGGACGGAACGGGCGGAAGCCCTGCACAAGCAGGCACTCGAAATTTACAAAAAAGAAGAAAACCTGGACCAGCCGATCGCACTTTTACGGCAGGCCATCGCGCTCGACCCCAAGTACGCCGCGGGGTACGAGGCCCTGGGTGTCATGCTGTCAAAACAGAAAAAACTCGACGAGGCCATTTCGCTCATGAAACGGCTGGCGGAGATCGACCCCACTGAGATCATGGCGCACACCAACCTGTCAATCTACTACATGGAACAGGGGCGTATTGAAGAAGCGGAACAGGAAAAGGCGGAGGCAACGGCACTCCAGTTCGAAAAAATGGTCGAGGAAAGTCAGGCCAAAAAAGCGCGAGAGAAAAAGGCGGAAGCCGACCAAGCCGAACGGGAGCGTCAACTGGAGATGTTCATCAAGGTTCTGGGCATCGATCCGGAAGACCAGGTCGCCAACTTCGGGCTGGGCTCAATTTATTACGACACCGAACGGTACGAGGAGGCGGTACCACCGCTCCAGACCGTGGTCCAGCATTACAAAGATTATTCCGCCGCCTACCTTCTGCTCGGCAAAACGCTTGAGAAACTATCCAGGAAGGAAGAAGCCGCGGAAGTGTACCAGCAGGGCATCGCCGCGGCCTCCAAGAAAGGGGACCTCATGCCCCTTCGCGATATGCAGAACCGCCTCAATCAGATTCGGCATTCCTCAGAATCCTGA